The following proteins come from a genomic window of Mustelus asterias chromosome 1, sMusAst1.hap1.1, whole genome shotgun sequence:
- the LOC144507231 gene encoding histone H2A-like: MSGRGKTGSKERTKAKTHSSRVSLQFPVGHIHQLLRKGHYAKWVGAGVPVYLATMLKYLTTDILKLAGNAAQDNKTTHVIPHHLQLNIHDNEELNKLLGGVIIAQASVLPNIQTVLLPKKTGYPSTAYV; encoded by the coding sequence ATGTCAGGTCGTGGTAAAACTGGAAGCAAAGAGCGCACCAAGGCCAAGACCCATTCCTCCAGAGTCAGTCTCCAGTTCCCGGTGGGCCACATCCACCAGCTGCTGCGCAAGGGCCACTACGCCAAATGGGTGGGCGCCGGAGTGCCCGTCTATCTGGCCACCATGCTCAAGTACCTGACCACCGATATCCTCAAGCTGGCTGGCAATGCAGCCCAGGACAACAAGACCACCCACGTCATCCCCCACCACCTACAGCTTAACATCCACGACAATGAGGAGCTCAACAAACTGCTGGGAGGGGTCATCATCGCCCAGGCCAGTGTCCTGCCCAACATCCAGACTGTGTTGCTGCCCAAGAAAACTGGATATCCCAGCACGGCGTATGTCTGA